In the Alphaproteobacteria bacterium genome, GCCGCGCCGACGTGATGGGCTATTCGCTCGGCGCGCGCATCAGTGTGGTGCTCGCCGCACGCCGGCCGGAGCTGGTGCGCGGACTGATCGTTGGGGGGGGCCGGCATCCGGCTGATCGACAACGCCGGCCTGCGCGACGAGATCGCGGACTCGCTCGAAATGCCATTGCTTGCCGACGTGACCGATCCGATGGGGAAGCGTTTTCGTGCCTTTGCGGAACAGACGCGCTCCGACTTGCGCGCGCTGGCCGCCTGCCTGCGCGGCTCACGCCAGGCGGTGCGCATGGAAGATATCACCAGCATTCGCGCGCCCGCGCTGGTGGCGGTCGGCAGCAAGGACGACATCGCCGGCTCGCCGCACGAGCTTGCCGCGCTGATGCCGAACGGGCGCGGGCTCGACATCCCGGATCGCGATCACATGGTCGCGGTCGGCGACAAGGTGTTCAAGGCGGCGGCGATCGAATTCTTGCAAAATCGTCCATGAAATTCTTGCGGCCGTGAAGCACCTCCAGCCCGCAACCGCGATGTTCAAAGGCGCGGCCGGCAACACGCTGGTGGCCGATGTCTATGGCGACGCCGGCCAGCCGGTGCTGCTGCTGCATGGCGGCGGGCAGACGCGCCATGCGTGGCGGCGCACCGCCGAGCATTTGGGGCGGGCGGGGGCGACCGCCTATGCGCTCGACCTGCGCGGTCACGGCGACAGCGAATGGGTCGCCGGCGGCCACTACGCCTTCACGGACTTTGCCGCCGATGCCGCGGCGGTCGCGGCAACGCTGACGAAGCGGAGCGGCAAGCGGCCGATCGCGATCGGCGCCTCGCTCGGCGGCATCGCGTCGCTGCTCGCCGAGGGAGAGGCCGACAAGGCGGGCACCGGTCCGGTGTTTGCCGCGGTCGTGCTGGTCGACATCACGCCGCGCGTCAACCGCGAGGGCGTCGCGAAAATCCAGGGCTTCATGCGCGAACGCGCCGGGGAGGGATTCGCGACGATTGGCGATGCCGCCGACGCGGTCGCGGCGTATCTGCCGCACCGTCCCCGCCCGCGCTCACATGAGGGATTGAAGAAAAACCTGCGGCTGCACCCCGATGGCCGCTGGCGCTGGCATTGGGATCCGGCGCTGCTCCAGGGCGAACGCTCCTTCGCGATCGATCACCGCATTCTCGAGAACGCGCTGATCGAGGCGGCAAAAGCGATCACGATCCCGGCGCTGCTGGTGCGCGGCGGCTCGTCCGAATTGGTGCACGAGGCGCATGTACGCGAGTTCCTCGATCTCGTGCCGCACGCGAACTACATCGACGTCGCCGAGGCGCGCCACATGGTGGCCGGGGACTCGAACGACAGCTTTTCGGATGCGGTGCTGGATTTTGTGGCGAGGCAGGAGGCGGGTACCTGAAGGCATATATGAACCGCGCTACTCAATCCCATCATTTACTCTGATGACGCGGCCGCCCTTGAGGGACTAAAAAGCGGCCCCCACTTGTGGTAAACAACACGCCCGTCAGGGGTGGAGGCACTCATGGCCCAGCAGCAGCTCAAGGACGTCCACCGGCTCGACAAGGTCGATCCGGTCTGGAAGCGCATCCGCGAGGAAGCCGAGGAAGTGGCGCGGCGCGAGCCCCAGCTTGCGAGCTTCATCTATTCCTCGATCCTGCATCACGACACCTTCGAGCATGCGGTGGTGCATCGTATTGCGCAGCGGCTCGACCATCCGGACGTCTCCGGCGAGCTGATCCGCCAGGCCTATGCGGATGCGCTCGAGGACGATCCCTCGCTCGGCGACGCATTCCGCGCCGACATCGTCGCCACCATCGATCGTGATCCGGCCGCGCACCGCTTCATCGACCCGTTGCTCTACTTCAAGGGTTTCCACGCCATCCAGACGCACCGCCTCGCGCACTGGCTTTGGAAAAAGGGCCGCAAGGATTTCGCGCTCTATCTGCAGAGCCGCTCGTCGGCCGTGTTCGCGACCGACATCAATCCCAACGCGCGCATCGGGCGCGGCATATTCCTCGATCACGCGACCGGGCTGGTAGTCGGCGAGACCGCCGCGATCGACGATGACGTGTCGATCCTGCACGGCGTGACTCTGGGCGGCACCGGCAAGGAGAACGAAGACCGCCATCCGAAAATCCGCCGTGGCGTGATGATCGGCGCGGGCGCAAAGATCCTGGGCAATATCGAGGTCGGACACTGCTCGCGTGTGGCAGCCGGGTCCGTGGTGCTGAAGGCTGTGCCTCCCAATACCACCGTCGCCGGCGTTCCGGCGAAGGAAGTCGGAACGGCCGGCTGCGCCGAGCCCTCGCGCGCCATGGACCAGATGCTGTACGATCTGGGACCGTAAGGTCTGGAATAAGCCTTCATTTGTGCTAGGCCGTAGTGCCGTTCGTCCCCGCGCAAGCGGGGACCCGGTTCTTTTCTGGATTCCCGCGTTCGCGGGAATGAGCGGAGAGTGATCGCATTCGAGGAGAGTTCCGTGGACGTCGCCGAGATCCAGAAGCTCGACAGCTATCTCAAGCGCCTGTTCGGCTCGCCCCGCATCCGTGTGGTGCCGCGGCCGCAGCGCGACGACTATGCCGAAGTCATGCTCGGCGACGAGTCCTTCGGACGCATCGTGGTGGACGACGAAGACGACGAGCGCTCCTACAATTTCGAGAAGTCGATTCAGCTTCCCGATGGCAAGATCACCAAGCTCGACAACGAGACCGTGGCGAAGCTCAATCTCTATTTGAAGAAGCAGATCGGCGAGAAATGGTCGGTGCGCAAGCGTCCGACCAAGACCGATTCAGCCGACCTGCATATCGGCGACGAGTTCGTCGGCGTGCTGTTCGCCGACGCGGACGATGGCGCGGTCGCACTCGAAATGGCGATCCTGGAGCAGGATCTGGAGCCGTAGCTCCGACTGGAACTGCGGCCCGAAACGGCCCCGCCACGGCCACGGCTGCTCCCCGCTGACGCCCCATTTCGCTCCATGATCGGCGTCGGCCTTCGGGGAGGGCGCGACATGAAGCCTCTCATTGCGGCGATCACTATGCTGCTTGCGCTGGCATCGCCGGCGCGCGCAGACGAACGCGTCGGTCAGGCGGCGCTCGGTGCGGTATCGGGCGGCCTCGTGTTCGGGCCGGTCGGCCTGGTCGCCGGCGCGGTGGTCGGATATGCCGCGGGGCCAAGCATTGCACGGTCGTGGCGTGCCAACCGCAATCAGCCGCGGCCGCACGCGCAGGCCGCGAAACGTCCGGCGAAAGTTGCGGCGAGTCAGCCCAAGCCACGCAAGTCCGCGGCTCCGCCGGGCGATGTGACGCCTGCACCGGGCGTTGCCGGTCCGCCCGCACAGGGATTTGAGTAACCGGGGCTCAGCTTCCCGGCTTGAGCGTGCCGATCAGCTTGGCGATGCCGTCATTGACGGCGCGCCAGCCGGTCAGCCACTCGCTCGGGAAGCGCAGCGTGAGATCGGTGTTTTCGATGCGCCGTTCGTAAAGGCACATGCCGGGTGTGCCGGCGGCGCCGGGCCGCGAGCAGCGTGCGACGAAGCCGGGCTGCGCGGCGGGATCGAAGAACAGATCTTCGTTTTGATAGGGCGTGCCTTCCCGAAACGGGATGACCTTCAGGCCGTCCGGACCATCGAACTGGGTATCCGCGAGATAGCGCGGATAGATCATGCGTACGCGTTCGCTCGGCGGCAGGCCGGGCGACTGCGGCTCGATGGTGATGAAGAGCCGATCGATCGGCGGCGTGGTTTCCGTCGGCGCAAGCTTGGCGTTCGGGTCGGGGGGCGCAAGCGAGGGCCACAGGAACGCCAGATCGAGCCGCTCCGTCGCGCCGGGATGACGCTGCATCGGGATGCGGATCGCGGCGGGCGGCACGTTGAACAGCACGCCGCCGACCGTGATGGGGAGCGCCGGAGCATCCGGCGCGACCGCGGCGCCGGGCCAGCGCGGCCAGAGCATCAGCGCCACCAGCGCGGCTGCGCCGACGATCAGGAAGATCAAGGTGGCGAGCGCGAACAACAGCCCGGCGGACGCGCCTGCGCGCTTTCGAGCGGTTTTTGGCTGATGTCGCGCGGTGTCGGTCATTTCGGGCTCGAATCACCCGAGAGTATGCCATGCGGCGGGCCCTCCAACGGTCCGCACGGACCCGCCAGCGTTTACCCTTTATTAAACATGCGCTGGCGCCGCGGACGGGCTTCTGAAAGGTTGAGCCTCGTCAGTTGGTGTTGCGTATGTCGCTCGAGTCGCTTCAATCCGTCATCGTGCTGCTGATCGGGTTTTCCGTCGCGGGCTCGCTCGCGACCGGCTATCAGCTCGTCACGGAACGGCCCTTGAGCTTCCGCCTGCTCAACGGCGGCGCGCAACCTCTCACCCTCCTCGCAATCCCGGTGCTCACCTTCGCGGCGCCGTTCGTGATCATGCGCAACGTGATGCGCGGGCGCCGCATCGAGAGCCGGCGCTTCGAGTTTGTGATGCTCGCGACGCTGGTCGCGGGACTCTGGAGCCTCTTCTCCGGCACCGTCGTCGTCACGGCGTTCACGGCGTTCTCGCAGCTTTTCGGCTGAAACGGGACATGCCAACCTGCGCTCTCTATTGAGCGCGCGCCCGGACGCAAAACCGCTTCACACTTTTGCTGGGCGCGCGCCAGAGGAGCAACGGCATGGCGATCTACGAACTCGACGGACAGGCCCCGGATCTTCCCGCCGACAAGCGTTACTGGATCGCCGAGACCGCGGTGGTGATCGGGCGCGTGCGACTGAAGCAGGATGCGAGCATCTGGTGGGGCTCGGTGCTGCGCGGCGACAATGAGTGGATCGAGCTCGGCGAGCGCTCCAACATCCAGGAGAGCTGCACGCTGCATACCGACATGGGCTATCCCCTCACCATCGGGGCGGACTGCACCATCGGCCACAATGTCGTGCTGCACGGCTGCACGGTCGCGGACGGAAGCCTGATCGGCATGGGCGCGATCGTGCTCAACGGCGCCAGGATCGGACCGCGCTCGCTGGTCGGCGCCGGTGCGCTGGTGACCGAGGGCAAGGAATTTCCGCCGAATTCGCTGATCGTCGGCGCACCCGCGCGCGCGATCAAGACGCTCGACGAGAAGGCCGCGAAGTCGGTTTCGTTTGCGGCCGAATGGTATGTGAAACGCTGGAATCAGTATGCGAAGGGGCTGAAGAGGATCGGGTGAAAAAAGTTGCGGCCGACCGTGGGGGACGGTCGGCCGCGGCGAACCCGGTCTGGGGACGGGGAGGGGTGGGGACGTGACCGGGGTCGCTAGCTCAAACCTTTTCTCGTTGCAGCGTCGTGACGCTGCGTTTCTCTCAGCGCGATGGCGATGACGCCGTCGCAATCGTCGGGCGCGGATCGCCGAGCGCGACCCAGCGGTTCGGGTCGGACTGGGATTGCCGCTTCACATAGCGGTAGCTCGTCTCCGACCAGAGCAGGATGCGCTCCTCCTGGTTGTCGAGGATGAACTCGCCCTTGTCGGTCTTCACCGTGAGCACGGCGTGGCCGTTGCCGTTCTTCTCGCGCACCACGGTGATCAGCAGCGCCTCGCGCGGCCAGCCGGCTTCCATCAGCATGCGCCGCTTCAAGAGCACGTAGTCCTCGCAGTCGCCGTAGCCGTCGTCCGGGTAGGACCACTTCTCGACCACGCCCCAGTGCTCGAGGTCGGTCATCGGCTTGACGTTGTCGTTGACCCACTTGTTGATCCGGACGAGATCGGTCCACGCCTTGTTGCTCAGCACGACGTCGCGCGGCGCGCTCGGGTTCGCCCGGCACTCCACCGGATGCTCGGCGCAGAACTCGACCCAGCCGATCGGTAGGCGCGCCTGTTCGCCCGTGGTGACGAACAAGAGGTCGTTGGCGCTGGCGGGGGACGCGAATGCCGCTAGGGCCAAAGCCCAAGCGCCAAGCATCCTCCCGTAATTCCAAGTCATCGTAGTCCCCTTCGCCCTGTCGGGGACCGTTGTGACAGAAAGCCTTTGGTTTGCCGCTAACTTGCCACAATCGTTTTGAAGTAATGTCGAGATAAATACTTGTCGAATACTCAGAAAATTTGAAACAAACTTGATTCAAATTCTA is a window encoding:
- a CDS encoding alpha/beta hydrolase, whose product is MKHLQPATAMFKGAAGNTLVADVYGDAGQPVLLLHGGGQTRHAWRRTAEHLGRAGATAYALDLRGHGDSEWVAGGHYAFTDFAADAAAVAATLTKRSGKRPIAIGASLGGIASLLAEGEADKAGTGPVFAAVVLVDITPRVNREGVAKIQGFMRERAGEGFATIGDAADAVAAYLPHRPRPRSHEGLKKNLRLHPDGRWRWHWDPALLQGERSFAIDHRILENALIEAAKAITIPALLVRGGSSELVHEAHVREFLDLVPHANYIDVAEARHMVAGDSNDSFSDAVLDFVARQEAGT
- the cysE gene encoding serine O-acetyltransferase encodes the protein MAQQQLKDVHRLDKVDPVWKRIREEAEEVARREPQLASFIYSSILHHDTFEHAVVHRIAQRLDHPDVSGELIRQAYADALEDDPSLGDAFRADIVATIDRDPAAHRFIDPLLYFKGFHAIQTHRLAHWLWKKGRKDFALYLQSRSSAVFATDINPNARIGRGIFLDHATGLVVGETAAIDDDVSILHGVTLGGTGKENEDRHPKIRRGVMIGAGAKILGNIEVGHCSRVAAGSVVLKAVPPNTTVAGVPAKEVGTAGCAEPSRAMDQMLYDLGP
- a CDS encoding DUF3126 family protein produces the protein MTKLDNETVAKLNLYLKKQIGEKWSVRKRPTKTDSADLHIGDEFVGVLFADADDGAVALEMAILEQDLEP
- a CDS encoding DNA-directed RNA polymerase subunit N produces the protein MKPLIAAITMLLALASPARADERVGQAALGAVSGGLVFGPVGLVAGAVVGYAAGPSIARSWRANRNQPRPHAQAAKRPAKVAASQPKPRKSAAPPGDVTPAPGVAGPPAQGFE
- a CDS encoding gamma carbonic anhydrase family protein; the protein is MAIYELDGQAPDLPADKRYWIAETAVVIGRVRLKQDASIWWGSVLRGDNEWIELGERSNIQESCTLHTDMGYPLTIGADCTIGHNVVLHGCTVADGSLIGMGAIVLNGARIGPRSLVGAGALVTEGKEFPPNSLIVGAPARAIKTLDEKAAKSVSFAAEWYVKRWNQYAKGLKRIG
- a CDS encoding transglutaminase-like cysteine peptidase — translated: MLGAWALALAAFASPASANDLLFVTTGEQARLPIGWVEFCAEHPVECRANPSAPRDVVLSNKAWTDLVRINKWVNDNVKPMTDLEHWGVVEKWSYPDDGYGDCEDYVLLKRRMLMEAGWPREALLITVVREKNGNGHAVLTVKTDKGEFILDNQEERILLWSETSYRYVKRQSQSDPNRWVALGDPRPTIATASSPSR